The following are encoded in a window of Armatimonadota bacterium genomic DNA:
- a CDS encoding D-2-hydroxyacid dehydrogenase, which translates to MTEHPVHVLVFARLEAHHLEQIRAVDPRVRVSTVTDRTAGLELAADADVMVGWDIPREVVQRASRLRWIHSTAAGVDQLLHPEVCERDIVVTSSSGIHPPLVEHVFAFMLALSRRLHVAVRLQLQKRWDRRRMVGDELAGRTLGILGLGTIGREIAARARAFDMRVVGTKRTPAPVPGVERVLPPEGLPEVLREADVVVVTLPLTPQTRGLLGEAEFRMMKPSALFINVGRGAVVREDALVRALREGWIAAAALDVFEHEPLPADSPLYDLENVILTPHVSGTSPRYMDRAVPLFCENLRRFLTGQPLLNLVDKERGY; encoded by the coding sequence ATGACCGAGCACCCCGTCCACGTGCTGGTCTTTGCCCGGCTGGAGGCGCATCACCTGGAGCAGATCCGTGCGGTGGACCCCCGGGTGCGCGTGTCCACCGTCACCGACCGCACCGCGGGCCTGGAGCTGGCCGCCGACGCCGACGTCATGGTGGGGTGGGACATCCCCCGGGAGGTGGTGCAGAGGGCGAGCCGGCTGCGGTGGATCCACTCCACCGCCGCCGGGGTGGACCAGCTGCTCCATCCGGAGGTGTGCGAGCGGGACATCGTCGTCACCAGCAGCAGCGGCATCCACCCGCCGCTGGTGGAGCACGTCTTCGCCTTCATGCTGGCCCTGTCCCGGCGGCTGCATGTGGCGGTCAGGCTGCAGCTGCAGAAGCGGTGGGACCGCCGGCGCATGGTGGGCGACGAGCTGGCGGGGCGGACGCTGGGCATCCTGGGCCTGGGCACCATCGGGCGGGAGATCGCCGCCCGGGCGCGGGCATTCGACATGCGGGTGGTGGGAACCAAGCGCACGCCGGCGCCGGTGCCGGGGGTGGAGCGGGTCCTCCCCCCCGAGGGGCTGCCGGAGGTCCTGCGGGAGGCGGACGTGGTGGTCGTCACCCTGCCCCTGACCCCGCAGACCCGGGGCCTGCTGGGTGAGGCGGAGTTCCGCATGATGAAGCCCTCGGCCCTCTTCATCAACGTGGGCCGGGGCGCGGTGGTCCGCGAGGACGCCCTGGTGCGGGCCCTGCGGGAGGGGTGGATCGCCGCGGCCGCGCTGGACGTCTTCGAGCACGAGCCCCTGCCGGCCGACAGCCCGTTGTACGATCTGGAGAATGTCATTCTCACCCCCCATGTGTCGGGGACATCGCCCCGGTACATGGACCGGGCAGTGCCCCTGTTCTGCGAGAACCTGCGCCGCTTCTTGACGGGACAGCCGCTGCTGAACCTGGTAGATAAGGAACGGGGCTACTGA
- the lysS gene encoding lysine--tRNA ligase — MDAIVDDILRTRPADAYVVNDAKSPSGPIHVGSLRGVILHDCVARGLRDRGRSVRFLYGFDDYDPLDAVPAGAPPEWARHLGRPLADVPSPAGDGISFARHYGQAFAEVFTRLGVHPEVYWTSEWYRAGKFNDAIRIALDRADDLIQIDREISGSSRAERHPVQVLCERCGRIGTTVVIGWDGREVAYECRPDKVAWAQGCGHRGRRSPFDGGSKLQYKVEWAAKWWILQVSVEGAGKDHMTRGGSHDVASAICERIFGCRPPYPIPYEWFLVGGRKMSSSRGVGMPAQELVKILRPELARFLMVRPHHRQQINFDPGGDTIPRLYDEYDRAAAAYYQEVTPRTPAEADLLRDHARTFYYAQPDRPPPRCFRMRFSKVAYLTQMPTVDLMAAAEADKGAPLTEADREELRRRVEDARRWLQTYAPDHYRFQVQPTLPAVDLDASQREFLARLAAAIAERPRWSGEDLHARIHALKQDLGLPAPRAFSAIYLAFLGKPSGPQAGWLLASLDREFVLRRLAEASRPSSAAGAPSAARPDPPGGRSAPP; from the coding sequence GTGGACGCGATCGTCGACGACATCCTGCGCACCCGCCCGGCCGACGCCTACGTGGTTAACGACGCCAAGAGCCCGTCGGGGCCCATCCACGTCGGGTCGCTGCGGGGCGTGATCCTGCACGACTGCGTCGCCCGCGGCCTGCGGGACCGCGGCCGGTCGGTCCGCTTTCTGTACGGATTTGACGACTACGACCCCCTGGACGCGGTGCCCGCCGGCGCGCCTCCGGAGTGGGCCCGCCACCTGGGCCGGCCGCTGGCCGACGTGCCGTCTCCGGCCGGAGACGGCATCAGCTTCGCCCGCCACTACGGCCAGGCGTTTGCGGAGGTCTTCACCCGCCTGGGAGTCCATCCGGAGGTGTACTGGACCAGCGAGTGGTATCGCGCCGGGAAGTTCAACGACGCCATCCGGATCGCCCTGGACCGGGCCGACGACCTCATCCAGATCGACCGGGAGATCAGCGGGAGCAGCCGGGCCGAGCGCCACCCGGTGCAGGTCCTGTGCGAGCGCTGCGGCCGCATCGGCACCACCGTCGTCATCGGGTGGGACGGGCGGGAGGTCGCCTACGAGTGCCGGCCCGACAAGGTGGCGTGGGCGCAGGGGTGTGGCCACCGGGGGCGGCGGTCGCCCTTCGACGGCGGCAGCAAGCTGCAGTACAAGGTGGAGTGGGCCGCCAAGTGGTGGATCCTGCAGGTGTCCGTGGAGGGCGCCGGCAAGGACCACATGACCCGCGGCGGCAGCCACGACGTGGCCAGCGCCATCTGCGAGCGCATCTTCGGCTGCCGGCCCCCGTACCCGATCCCCTACGAGTGGTTCCTGGTGGGCGGCCGGAAGATGAGCAGCAGCAGGGGGGTGGGGATGCCCGCCCAGGAGCTGGTGAAGATCCTGCGCCCCGAGCTGGCGCGTTTCCTGATGGTGCGGCCCCACCACCGCCAGCAGATCAACTTCGACCCCGGCGGGGACACCATCCCGCGCCTGTACGACGAATACGACCGCGCCGCGGCCGCCTACTACCAGGAGGTGACGCCCCGCACTCCGGCGGAGGCGGACCTGCTGCGCGACCACGCCCGGACCTTCTACTACGCCCAGCCCGACCGCCCGCCCCCCCGGTGCTTCCGGATGCGGTTCAGCAAGGTGGCCTACCTGACCCAGATGCCCACCGTGGACCTGATGGCGGCCGCCGAGGCCGACAAAGGCGCGCCCCTGACCGAGGCCGACCGGGAGGAACTGCGCCGCAGGGTGGAGGACGCGCGCCGGTGGCTGCAGACCTATGCCCCCGACCACTACCGCTTCCAGGTCCAGCCCACGCTGCCGGCGGTGGACCTGGACGCCTCCCAGCGGGAGTTCCTGGCCCGGCTGGCGGCGGCCATCGCCGAGCGGCCCCGGTGGTCCGGCGAGGACCTGCACGCCCGCATCCACGCCCTCAAGCAGGACCTGGGCCTGCCCGCCCCGCGGGCGTTTTCCGCGATCTACCTGGCGTTTCTGGGCAAACCCTCCGGCCCTCAGGCCGGGTGGCTCCTGGCGTCCCTGGACCGGGAATTCGTCCTGCGGCGGCTGGCGGAGGCATCCCGGCCGTCCTCGGCGGCGGGCGCGCCGTCGGCCGCCCGCCCCGACCCGCCCGGGGGGAGGTCCGCTCCGCCATGA
- a CDS encoding folylpolyglutamate synthase/dihydrofolate synthase family protein — protein MTYAEAVAYIDGLLGRPRPAGGPPTAKILRTADLLSRLGDPHHRVPTVLVAGTKGKGSTAAMLAAMMRACGSRVGLYTKPHLVDYRERIQVDGEMIAPDALAALVERVRPHVEAMAAHPLGLPTYFEVSVALAFLHFADAGVDLAVVEVGLGGRLDATNVSDPVLAVLTPVSYDHMEVLGSTLDAIAREKAGIVRRNGVVVSAPQAPEPLAAIIDVCTRHRARLRLVAEEMRWQVLDSTPYRQTVALAGPAADYGAIQLPLVGAHQAANLATAVASAEVLSCRGYRFDPQAAGPALAALRWPGRIEVVAERPYVVVDVAHNPASLAALRQTLEAVFPGRRVILVYGMVATHDHRMCTGLIAPLAAAAVVTVPRHVRPLPAEVLAAEVARYVSRVDVVPDRHEAVRRARDLAGPEDVVVVTGSFFLVGDARADLFREVSPAARSPGQA, from the coding sequence GTGACATACGCTGAGGCTGTGGCGTACATCGACGGGCTGCTGGGCCGGCCGCGGCCGGCGGGCGGGCCCCCGACCGCCAAGATCCTCCGGACGGCGGACCTGCTCTCCCGCCTGGGGGATCCGCACCACCGCGTCCCGACGGTCCTGGTGGCCGGCACCAAAGGCAAGGGTTCCACGGCGGCCATGCTGGCTGCGATGATGCGCGCCTGCGGATCGCGGGTGGGCCTGTACACCAAGCCGCACCTGGTGGATTACCGGGAGAGGATCCAGGTGGACGGCGAGATGATCGCCCCGGACGCGCTGGCCGCCCTGGTGGAGCGGGTGCGCCCCCACGTGGAGGCGATGGCCGCCCATCCGCTGGGCCTGCCCACCTACTTTGAGGTCTCCGTGGCTCTGGCCTTCCTTCACTTCGCGGATGCGGGGGTGGACCTGGCGGTGGTGGAGGTCGGGCTGGGAGGGCGCCTGGACGCCACCAACGTCAGCGACCCCGTCCTGGCGGTCCTCACGCCGGTCAGCTACGACCACATGGAGGTGCTGGGGAGCACCCTGGACGCCATCGCCCGGGAGAAGGCCGGCATCGTCCGCCGCAACGGGGTGGTGGTGAGCGCTCCCCAGGCCCCCGAGCCTCTGGCCGCCATCATCGACGTGTGCACCCGCCACCGGGCCCGGCTGCGGCTGGTAGCCGAGGAGATGCGCTGGCAGGTCCTGGACAGCACCCCCTACCGCCAGACCGTCGCCCTGGCGGGTCCGGCCGCCGACTATGGCGCGATCCAGCTCCCCCTGGTGGGCGCCCACCAGGCCGCCAATTTGGCCACCGCGGTGGCCTCCGCCGAGGTCCTGTCCTGCCGGGGATATCGGTTCGATCCGCAGGCGGCGGGCCCGGCCCTGGCGGCGCTGCGCTGGCCGGGACGGATCGAGGTCGTTGCCGAGCGTCCCTACGTGGTGGTGGACGTGGCCCACAACCCGGCGTCCCTCGCGGCGCTGCGGCAGACCCTGGAGGCCGTCTTTCCCGGCCGACGGGTCATCCTGGTCTACGGCATGGTGGCCACCCATGACCACCGCATGTGCACCGGCCTGATCGCGCCCCTGGCGGCGGCCGCCGTGGTCACCGTCCCCCGGCATGTCCGGCCTCTGCCGGCGGAGGTCCTGGCCGCCGAGGTGGCCCGGTACGTCTCCCGGGTGGACGTGGTCCCCGACCGCCACGAGGCTGTCCGCCGGGCCCGGGACCTGGCCGGCCCGGAGGATGTGGTGGTGGTGACCGGGTCGTTCTTCCTGGTGGGAGACGCCCGCGCGGATCTGTTCCGGGAGGTCTCGCCTGCGGCGCGAAGTCCGGGACAGGCCTGA
- the folD gene encoding bifunctional methylenetetrahydrofolate dehydrogenase/methenyltetrahydrofolate cyclohydrolase FolD, producing the protein MAATILDGRALAAQIEAEVAAQAQALTSRYGVSPALAAILVGDDPASHLYVRRKAEACGRAGMRSETFHLPADASQEEVLALIDQLNARADIHGILPQQPMPAHIDPRAVFDRIHPAKDVDGLGPANMAALLVGRPHLVPCTPAGVMRLLAHAGIDPAGREAVVVGRSIIVGRPMALLLLNAHATVTWCHTRTRDLAAHTRRADILVVAAGRPGLITGPMIKPGAVVIDVGISRKDGKLVGDVEFASAVEVAGWITPVPGGVGPMTIAMLLHNTVRAAEQQLRAGRIV; encoded by the coding sequence GTGGCGGCGACCATCCTCGACGGCAGGGCTCTGGCCGCGCAGATCGAAGCCGAGGTGGCCGCCCAGGCGCAGGCGCTGACCTCCCGCTACGGGGTGTCTCCGGCCTTGGCGGCCATCCTGGTGGGCGACGACCCGGCCTCCCACCTGTACGTGCGGCGCAAGGCCGAAGCCTGCGGCCGCGCGGGGATGCGGTCGGAGACGTTCCACCTGCCGGCCGACGCCTCCCAGGAAGAGGTCCTGGCCCTCATCGACCAGCTCAACGCCCGGGCCGACATCCATGGCATCCTCCCCCAGCAGCCGATGCCCGCCCACATCGACCCCCGGGCGGTGTTCGACCGGATCCACCCCGCCAAGGACGTGGACGGGTTGGGACCGGCGAACATGGCGGCGCTGCTGGTGGGCCGGCCGCACCTGGTGCCCTGTACCCCGGCGGGGGTGATGCGGCTGCTGGCCCACGCGGGGATCGACCCGGCCGGCCGCGAGGCGGTGGTGGTGGGCCGCAGCATCATCGTGGGGCGCCCCATGGCCCTGCTGCTCCTCAACGCCCACGCCACCGTCACCTGGTGCCACACCCGGACCCGGGACCTGGCCGCTCACACCCGGCGGGCCGACATCCTGGTGGTGGCCGCCGGCCGCCCCGGCCTGATCACGGGCCCCATGATCAAGCCGGGGGCGGTAGTGATCGACGTCGGGATTTCCCGGAAAGACGGCAAGCTGGTAGGGGATGTGGAGTTTGCCTCGGCCGTTGAGGTGGCCGGGTGGATCACCCCGGTGCCGGGCGGTGTCGGCCCCATGACCATCGCCATGCTGCTGCACAACACCGTGCGGGCGGCCGAGCAGCAGCTCCGGGCGGGCCGCATCGTCTGA
- a CDS encoding VIT1/CCC1 transporter family protein, whose amino-acid sequence MSTSHPPSPSRSEVAAWRDHWQDEGDAAFLYRRLAAAARDPRQARLFAELAEVEEQHAARWADLLRAAGVSLPAHRPSLRARLTALLGRAAGWAALAGLLLAEEGRETRGYLRGAARYRHPDAAAAAARLARESAEHAARLAGMAGGAPGEPWHRIASGGFLRNAVYGFNDGLTANFGLVMGVLGANAPAHLIIVSGVAGLIADALSMGSSSYLAATSEREVYAHEIAMEREELRVMPDLEEAELAILYQARGMTPEAAALAAREVMRHPDRALQEQVQMELGIGQTAFSPLREGGITGMATAVGALIPVIPFLVLDGAAATWTSFAVSMLSHFLVGAARSVFTGRSALRSGLDMFLVGLGIAAVGFVAGEQVARLL is encoded by the coding sequence GTGAGCACGTCCCATCCGCCCTCTCCTTCTCGGTCCGAGGTCGCCGCGTGGCGAGACCACTGGCAGGATGAAGGCGACGCCGCCTTCCTGTACCGGCGCCTGGCCGCCGCCGCGCGCGATCCCCGGCAGGCTCGCCTGTTCGCGGAACTGGCGGAGGTGGAGGAGCAGCACGCAGCGCGGTGGGCGGACCTCCTGCGGGCCGCCGGGGTCTCCCTGCCGGCTCACCGCCCCAGCCTGCGGGCGCGCCTGACGGCCCTGCTGGGTCGCGCCGCGGGGTGGGCGGCCCTGGCGGGCCTGCTGCTGGCCGAAGAGGGCCGAGAGACCCGCGGGTACCTCCGGGGTGCCGCCCGCTACCGGCACCCGGACGCGGCCGCCGCCGCCGCCCGCCTGGCCCGGGAGTCGGCGGAGCACGCCGCCCGCCTGGCGGGGATGGCGGGCGGCGCACCGGGAGAGCCCTGGCATCGCATCGCCTCCGGGGGCTTCCTGCGCAACGCCGTTTACGGCTTCAACGACGGGCTGACGGCGAACTTCGGCCTGGTGATGGGCGTCCTGGGGGCGAACGCCCCGGCCCACCTGATCATCGTCTCCGGGGTGGCCGGGCTCATCGCCGACGCCCTTTCCATGGGAAGCAGCAGCTACCTGGCCGCCACGAGCGAGCGCGAGGTCTACGCCCACGAGATCGCCATGGAACGGGAAGAACTGCGGGTGATGCCGGACCTCGAAGAGGCCGAACTGGCCATCCTGTACCAGGCCCGGGGGATGACCCCCGAAGCGGCGGCGCTGGCGGCCCGGGAGGTCATGCGCCATCCCGACCGGGCCCTGCAGGAACAGGTCCAGATGGAGCTGGGCATCGGGCAGACGGCCTTCTCCCCCCTGCGGGAAGGAGGGATCACGGGCATGGCCACCGCCGTGGGGGCCCTCATCCCCGTGATCCCGTTCCTGGTCCTGGACGGCGCGGCGGCCACCTGGACGTCCTTTGCCGTCAGCATGCTGTCCCACTTCCTGGTGGGCGCGGCCCGCAGCGTCTTCACGGGCCGCAGCGCCTTGCGCAGCGGTCTGGACATGTTCCTCGTGGGGCTGGGGATCGCCGCCGTAGGCTTCGTGGCGGGCGAGCAGGTGGCCCGACTGCTGTAA
- a CDS encoding GNAT family N-acetyltransferase, with protein sequence MTSPAIRPFEDRDYPAAVAVASAVYADYPWSEAEWRHEDARYDGVRLRLHRLVAEDGSGIVGMAEYHHVSSMYHPRKLWVEIVVRPDRQGLGIGKRLYGALVEAMQPLRPAVLWAGVRETFARSLRFVQDRGFREIRRAWESRLLVASFDPAPLSSRAARTGEIRLITAAELRERDPDWLATLYDLHTTVAADIPQPEPYTPPTREEYRQRLLDNPDYLPDGHILALDGERCVGESVVLRSQRLPDVLYQGLTGVRRAYRGRGIALALKLRVIDYARRQGYREIRTWNDSLNAPMLRVNTLLGFVRQPAWITFERRED encoded by the coding sequence GTGACCTCCCCGGCGATCCGACCCTTCGAGGACCGGGACTATCCGGCGGCCGTGGCCGTCGCCTCCGCCGTGTACGCCGACTATCCGTGGTCGGAGGCCGAGTGGCGCCACGAAGACGCCCGATACGACGGGGTCCGCCTGCGCCTGCACCGCCTGGTGGCGGAGGACGGCAGCGGGATAGTCGGCATGGCCGAGTACCACCACGTCAGCAGCATGTACCACCCCCGGAAGCTGTGGGTGGAGATCGTCGTCCGCCCGGACCGCCAGGGGCTGGGCATCGGCAAGAGACTGTACGGAGCACTGGTGGAGGCGATGCAGCCCCTGCGGCCGGCCGTGCTATGGGCCGGCGTGCGGGAGACCTTCGCCCGCAGCCTGCGGTTCGTGCAGGACCGGGGCTTCCGCGAGATCCGTCGGGCATGGGAGTCGCGCCTCCTGGTGGCGTCCTTTGACCCGGCGCCGCTCTCGTCACGGGCGGCCCGCACCGGGGAGATCAGGCTGATCACCGCCGCCGAGCTGCGGGAGCGCGACCCGGACTGGCTGGCCACCCTGTACGACCTGCACACCACCGTCGCCGCCGACATCCCCCAGCCCGAGCCCTACACCCCGCCGACGCGGGAGGAGTACCGCCAGCGCCTGCTGGACAATCCCGACTACCTGCCCGACGGCCACATCCTGGCCCTGGACGGAGAGCGGTGCGTGGGGGAAAGCGTCGTCCTCCGCAGCCAGCGGCTGCCCGACGTGCTCTACCAGGGGCTCACCGGCGTCCGCCGGGCGTACCGGGGCCGGGGGATCGCGCTGGCCCTGAAGCTGCGGGTGATTGACTACGCGCGGCGGCAGGGATACCGGGAGATCCGCACCTGGAACGACTCGCTGAACGCGCCCATGCTGCGCGTCAACACCCTGCTGGGATTCGTGCGCCAGCCGGCGTGGATCACCTTCGAGCGCCGGGAGGACTGA
- a CDS encoding Glu/Leu/Phe/Val dehydrogenase: protein MASAPQPSAPPATRTEDPWDAALRQFHRAADHLALPRGIRDYLVTPNRELAVAFPVRMDDGSVQVFTGYRVHHSTVLGPTKGGIRYSPQVDLAEVRALAMLMTWKCALMHLPYGGAKGGVACDPAALSRSELERLTRRYATEISVLMGPDADIPAPDVGTNEQVMAWIMDTFSMHRGHSVPAVVTGKPLSIGGSAGRRDATGRGVAIVAREAAALAGLPLAGSRVVVQGFGNVGSVAACLLHDLGCRVVAVSDVFGGIYNPAGLNPWEVAEHVRRTGRVQGFPRARTVTNEQLLELPCEILVPAAVEGQITARNAARVQARMIVEAANGPTTPEADQILDDRGVLVVPDILANAGGVTVSYFEWVQDLQSFFWSADEITRRLEQVMVQAFHGVELLARERGVDLRTAALIYAIGRVADALLARGLYP, encoded by the coding sequence GTGGCGTCCGCCCCCCAACCGTCCGCTCCGCCCGCGACCCGGACCGAGGACCCCTGGGACGCCGCCCTGCGCCAGTTCCACCGCGCCGCCGATCACCTGGCCCTGCCCCGGGGCATCCGCGACTACCTGGTCACGCCCAACCGCGAACTGGCTGTCGCCTTTCCCGTGCGCATGGACGACGGCTCGGTACAGGTCTTCACCGGCTACCGGGTGCACCACAGCACGGTCCTGGGGCCCACCAAGGGCGGCATCCGCTACAGCCCCCAGGTGGACCTGGCCGAGGTGCGGGCGCTGGCCATGCTGATGACCTGGAAGTGCGCCCTGATGCACCTGCCCTACGGAGGGGCCAAGGGAGGCGTGGCCTGCGACCCGGCGGCCCTGTCCCGGAGCGAGCTCGAACGCCTGACCCGGCGCTACGCCACCGAGATCAGCGTCCTGATGGGTCCTGACGCCGACATCCCCGCCCCCGACGTGGGCACCAACGAGCAGGTCATGGCCTGGATCATGGACACCTTCAGCATGCACCGGGGGCACTCGGTGCCGGCGGTGGTGACCGGCAAGCCGCTGAGCATCGGCGGCTCCGCCGGGCGGCGGGACGCCACCGGCCGGGGCGTCGCCATCGTTGCGCGGGAGGCGGCCGCGCTGGCGGGCCTGCCCCTGGCCGGCAGCCGGGTGGTAGTGCAGGGGTTCGGCAACGTGGGCTCGGTGGCCGCCTGCCTGCTCCACGACCTGGGGTGCCGGGTGGTGGCCGTGAGCGACGTGTTCGGGGGCATCTACAACCCGGCCGGGCTGAACCCGTGGGAGGTCGCCGAGCACGTGCGCCGCACGGGCCGCGTCCAGGGGTTTCCCCGCGCCCGGACCGTCACCAACGAGCAGCTGCTGGAACTGCCCTGCGAGATCCTGGTGCCGGCCGCGGTCGAGGGCCAGATCACCGCCCGCAATGCCGCCCGGGTCCAGGCCCGGATGATCGTGGAGGCCGCCAACGGCCCCACCACCCCCGAGGCCGACCAGATCCTGGACGACCGGGGCGTGCTGGTGGTCCCCGACATCCTGGCCAATGCCGGCGGGGTGACGGTCTCCTACTTCGAGTGGGTCCAGGATCTGCAGTCGTTCTTCTGGAGCGCAGACGAGATCACCCGGCGGCTGGAGCAGGTCATGGTCCAGGCGTTCCACGGAGTCGAACTGCTGGCCCGGGAACGGGGCGTGGACCTGCGCACCGCCGCCCTGATCTACGCCATCGGGCGGGTCGCCGACGCCCTGCTGGCCCGCGGCCTCTACCCGTAA
- a CDS encoding alcohol dehydrogenase catalytic domain-containing protein — translation MRALVFHPTIARFVLTRALCAIRRSAAWGPWAPLRYREVPEPRLPGEEWVRVRVRLGGICGSDLHTIHLDSSPALSAVTSFPFVLGHENVGTVAEVGRRVEGLAVGQRVTVEPALPCAARDLPPCPYCAAGRYNLCVRVADGHLSPGLMIGACRDTGGSWSAGFVAHRSQVFPVPDGLTDEDALMAEPAACAVHPLLASPPSDRDTVLVIGGGIIGQCAIAALRALGSAARIVALVKHAYQGEAARRLGADRVVRLGPGDAHYPEVADLVGGVLRRPMLGKRVLLGGADLTVECVGSARSLDDAFRLTRPGGTVVLLGLAAVPAGVDWTPVWWKELRVTGSYIYGVETWQGRRVRTLPLVLEWMAAGRMRLGHLVTHHFPLEEYRAALRAASGKARSRAFKVAFAPR, via the coding sequence ATGCGCGCCCTGGTGTTCCATCCCACCATCGCCCGGTTTGTCCTCACCCGCGCCCTCTGCGCCATCCGCCGCTCGGCCGCGTGGGGGCCATGGGCGCCCCTGCGCTACCGGGAGGTGCCCGAACCTCGGCTGCCGGGGGAGGAGTGGGTGCGGGTGCGGGTGCGCCTGGGCGGCATCTGCGGCAGCGACCTGCACACCATCCACCTGGACAGCAGCCCCGCCCTGTCGGCCGTCACGTCGTTTCCGTTCGTCCTGGGCCACGAGAACGTGGGCACGGTGGCGGAGGTGGGCCGGCGGGTTGAGGGCCTGGCGGTCGGGCAGCGGGTGACGGTGGAGCCGGCGCTGCCGTGCGCCGCCCGGGACCTCCCGCCCTGCCCGTACTGCGCCGCCGGCCGCTACAACCTGTGCGTACGGGTAGCCGACGGCCACCTCAGCCCGGGGCTGATGATCGGCGCCTGCCGGGACACCGGCGGCAGCTGGAGCGCGGGATTTGTGGCCCACCGATCGCAGGTCTTTCCCGTCCCCGACGGGCTGACCGATGAAGACGCGCTGATGGCGGAGCCGGCGGCGTGCGCGGTTCACCCCCTGCTGGCCTCCCCTCCGTCAGACCGCGACACGGTGCTGGTCATCGGCGGGGGGATCATCGGCCAGTGCGCCATCGCCGCCCTCCGCGCCCTGGGCAGCGCGGCCCGGATCGTGGCCCTGGTCAAGCATGCCTACCAGGGGGAGGCCGCCCGCCGTCTGGGCGCTGATCGGGTGGTGCGCCTGGGCCCCGGCGACGCCCACTATCCGGAGGTGGCCGACCTGGTGGGCGGCGTGCTGCGGCGTCCCATGCTGGGCAAGCGGGTCCTGCTGGGCGGCGCCGACCTGACCGTGGAGTGTGTGGGCAGCGCCCGCAGCCTCGACGACGCCTTCCGGCTGACCCGGCCCGGCGGCACGGTGGTCCTGCTGGGCCTGGCCGCAGTCCCGGCGGGGGTGGACTGGACGCCTGTGTGGTGGAAGGAACTGCGCGTGACCGGCAGCTACATCTACGGCGTGGAAACGTGGCAGGGGCGGCGGGTGCGCACCCTCCCGCTGGTTCTGGAGTGGATGGCGGCGGGCCGGATGCGGCTGGGCCACCTGGTGACCCACCACTTTCCCCTGGAGGAGTACCGGGCGGCCCTGCGGGCGGCGTCGGGCAAGGCCCGATCCCGGGCGTTCAAGGTGGCGTTCGCGCCCCGGTAG
- a CDS encoding class II aldolase/adducin family protein: MLFTCVGDYGDPALARMAAGLRAAFERRGHVYTDDPEAADLRLVFNFIAVDRPRPYRRRAKAIFVVSVAVTDQRPDNVLRQAYPLLVRSLANLCIYLVRDREALHTYFVTLEQGYYPIPDLAGDDYFDYIYERLHPLASSQLVIDNEFHPDLEPGLWEGDDLTRQLSEAGRRLDALNLLPAPFPIHELLDERDLRHIERLYGIGGLSYGNLSVRKDARRFWMSASGVDKANMKVIGRDILLVKGYDPQRHVMLLSVPPHVKPRRVSVDAIEHWMIYTEHPSVGAIVHVHAWMEDVTSTTINYPCGTLQLARAVAEVVRQAPDPARAVVGLKNHGLTITGPTLDDIFTRLERGFIRQVPMS, from the coding sequence ATGCTGTTCACCTGTGTGGGCGACTACGGCGATCCGGCGCTGGCGCGGATGGCGGCGGGGTTGCGCGCCGCCTTCGAGCGCCGGGGGCACGTCTACACCGACGACCCCGAGGCGGCGGACCTGCGGCTGGTCTTCAACTTCATCGCCGTGGACCGGCCGCGGCCCTACCGGCGCCGCGCCAAGGCCATCTTCGTGGTGTCGGTGGCGGTCACCGACCAGCGGCCGGACAACGTGCTGCGCCAGGCGTACCCGCTGCTGGTGCGGTCGCTGGCCAACTTGTGCATCTACCTGGTGCGGGATCGGGAGGCGCTGCACACCTACTTCGTCACCCTGGAACAGGGCTACTACCCCATCCCCGATCTGGCCGGGGACGACTACTTCGACTACATCTACGAGCGCCTGCACCCGCTGGCGTCGTCCCAGCTGGTGATCGACAACGAGTTCCACCCGGACCTGGAGCCCGGGCTGTGGGAGGGCGATGACCTGACCCGCCAGCTCAGCGAGGCCGGGCGGCGGCTGGACGCCCTCAACCTGCTGCCCGCCCCCTTCCCCATCCACGAGCTGCTGGACGAGCGCGACCTGCGCCACATCGAGCGCCTGTACGGCATCGGCGGGCTGTCGTACGGCAACCTGAGCGTGCGCAAGGACGCCCGGCGTTTCTGGATGAGCGCCAGCGGGGTGGACAAGGCCAACATGAAGGTCATCGGCCGGGACATCCTGCTGGTCAAAGGCTACGACCCCCAGCGGCATGTGATGCTGCTGTCGGTCCCGCCCCACGTGAAGCCCCGGCGGGTGTCGGTGGACGCCATCGAGCACTGGATGATCTACACCGAGCACCCCTCGGTGGGCGCCATCGTCCACGTGCACGCCTGGATGGAAGACGTCACCTCCACCACCATCAACTACCCGTGCGGGACCCTCCAGCTCGCCCGCGCGGTGGCCGAGGTGGTCCGCCAGGCGCCGGACCCGGCGCGGGCGGTGGTGGGCCTGAAAAACCACGGCCTCACCATCACCGGGCCCACCCTGGACGACATCTTCACCCGCCTGGAGCGCGGCTTCATCCGCCAGGTCCCCATGTCGTAG